One Aneurinibacillus migulanus genomic window, TGGGTTGGAGCGATTTTACTCGTTTCCTTGCTACGTCTTGATGTAGAAGATCCAGAAGGGATATATAAAAGCAATCATATCTATTTTGGAAGGCTGTTAACCTTTTTAACAATTGGAGTATTCCAGGCGCTTATTGTCACGATAGGAGACATGGCGGTATTAGGCGCGTATGTTGTTGATAAGGTTTGGTTTGTAATGTTTGGCGTATTTATCAGCATTGTGTTTATGACGATTGTTTACACCTTTGTATCGGTGTTTGGAAACATGGGAAAAGCACTTGCGATTATTATGCTTGTCTTGCAGCTATCAGGGTCTGGCGGAACATTCCCGATTCAGGTGACACCGCCATTCTTCCAGGCTATCCATCCATTTTTGCCTTTTACGTATGCGATTGGTTTAATGCGTGAAGCAGTGGGCGGAATGCTGTACGACATTGTTATTAAAGATATCGTTTTTCTATTACTGTTCCTTGGGGCAGCACTTCTCCTGGGATTGGTATTAAAGGAACCGTTAAGCAAGTCAACACAACGAGTCGCTGAAAAAGCAAAAGAAAGCAAGATCATTCATTAGAAAAAACAATGTGATAGGAATGCAGATAAAAAAGCAGTTGCTGTCTTTTTAGATAGTAACTGCTTTTTATTTAAATATAGATGAGGTAGCTACTGCCGTAAATAATCCATCTTTACATTAACCTTACGTCAATGTTTTGATGTAACAGAGGGGGTGTTGGTATATGGAAGAAATGAGAATTAAAGATATTGCGGAGAAACTTAATATTTCGGCACGTGCTGTTCGTTTCTATGAACAAAAAGGGCTAATTTCCCCAAGAAAGCAAGAAGGAAACCAGTACCGGCTATTCACTCAGGAGGATGCATGGAGATTGCAGACCATTATTGCATTACGGGAAGTGGGAATGTCTGTAAAAGAGATAAAAAAAGTTCTGGATGAGATGAATGAGGGAGAAAGAGAAAATATACCGTATTATCTTGAACTGCAACGGGCGGCTATGTTTGCTCAATGGATTGAATTAAAGCAAATGATTACAACCATCGACCAAATGATTACTGTGTGTAAAGAAAAAAATGTTTTGGATAGCGAAGAAATGTATCGCCTGTCGGAAGGTTCGAAAAGACTGCGTGAGTGCAGAAAAAGCTGGTATGATCGTTGGAACTTCGACTGCCGGGCTATGTCATATGATAGGGAGCTTCATCATCACCACTTTGGATTTGACATTCACAATCATTATAAACAGGCGCTTGATATGACAGTAAAATGGGTGAATCCTCGAATAGGGGAGAAGGGGCTGGATATTGGAACAGGGACAGGAAATCTGGCAGGCAGATTTTCAGATAAAGGAGTAAGCATTGCGGGCGTTGACCAATCCAAGGAAATGCTTGCTCAGTGTCGTAACAAGTATCCGGGAATGGAGACGAAACTGGGAAACTTTCTTGCGCTTCCCTATGTAGATAGTCAATTTGATTTTGCTGTAACAAGCCTTGCTTTTCATCACATAACAAATGAGCAACAGCCATTAGCATTAGAGGAAATGAAGCGGGTTTTAAAGCCTTCTGGTCGTATTTGCATCACAGACTTAATGTTCGAGAGCACAGAAGACAGGGAGGGGTATATCAAACAGCTAAAACAGCAGGGGCAAGAGGAGGCGATTCGTCTAATGAAGGATAAGCATTATGCGTTTCTTCCTGATGTACTTTATTGGTTTGAAGAAAATGATTATATTACGAAGCACAAAAAAATAAATAATCTCTTATACATCGTATACGCAGTTCCCATTCGGTAAGAAAAACGGTTGAGCTTTCCCCTGCGTCATACTTTATGCTTGCCTTATCTTAAACGAAGGAGGATGCAGGATGGATAAGGAACAATTGGAGCGACTGTATGCACAGGAAGAATATTATTGGGGAAAGGAACCGAGTGAGCTAGCGAGAAAATTGCTGACTTATATGAATGGTTCTGCCAAGATGATTATTGATTTAGGGGCGGGAGAAGGCAGGGATAGCGTTTTTCTAGCCAAACAAGGATGGGACGTTATAAGCGTGGATATCGCATCAGCTGGCTTAAGAAAGGCACGCAAGCTTGCAGAAGAAATGGGAACGGCTCTTCAGACCATTCAGGGGGATGTGAATGATTTTGTCTTCCCTTGCAAAGTCGATGCGCTGTATTCAATTGGTGCTCTTCAGTACATCAAGCCGGAAAACAGGCAACGACAATTCCAGCATTTTAAAGAGAATACACAAAAAGGCGGGATTCATGCTTTATTTGCTTTTATAGACCACCCTGATATCGAAACGGCACCCGATTGGGGAGAGAACGAATATCTTTACATTAGAGAAGAACTACAAGCTTACTATGCGGATTGGAAACAGTTATATACCGAAGAAATAATCTTTTCCTGTAATTCAAGCGATATTCCCCACCGTCATGCTGCAAGAATCTTAATTGTGAGGAAAGTCTGAGATACAACAAGCGGGATGCAGAAAATGCACCCCGTTTGTTTATTTGTGTACAATTTTTATTGATTGCAGGGCGCCATATGTAATGGAGCGCCATATCCATTCCAGCGGGCCAAAGCGAAAAAAACGAAGCCAGTAAAAGCTAAATAAAATTTGTAGTACATAGACGGTAATACAGATGATAAGACCTATACCTAATGTGAAGGTCTCAAATAATCCGAAGCCTCTCATCAGTATGAGCGCAACTATAGTCTGCCCGAGGTAATTAGTAAGCGCCATACGCCCTGCATAGCCAAGCGGGACGAGAAGGGTGCGGGCTAACCGATTTCCCATCAACAGAAGAAGCGAACTCATATAGAAGAAACATAACGTTAGACCGCTTAGCTGGATAAAGAGGCGTTTAGCATCAAGTTTCGCCGCACCGAATGATACAATATCGTATTCGACGGCGAATACCATGCTAACCAATGGAATACTCATCGTGAGCGTACCTATCCACGTGAGCCAAATAAACCGGGTATGTTTATCAGGTTCACGTAAAATTCCTCTTCGTCCCGCATACAGTCCAAACAGGAACAGAGGGAGAATTGAGGCGACGGTTAGCGGTGTATTGGACAGTATGTCGCTTACTTCTGCAGAGAAACGATAGGTTACCCACTCAATGTAACTGGCATGCTCATACATGTCCAGCGTCCTCTTCATCTCCTGCTGTCCGAGAGCATGCTGTTCCTGCTGTAAGCTTCCATATAGTTGATCGGAAAAAAACAGCGGCAATGCCATAAGGCTAAGTACGATAATTAGCAGGCCAAACGCCCATCCCAGGATAACCCGGTTGCTTTTACGATAGAAGAAGAGCAGGATAAAACCGGCCAGCGCATATGTATGCAAGATGTCGCCATACCATAAAAAAATAAGGTGCAGCAGACCGAACACAAGCAGTACCAGCAATCGACGCGTGAATAAGCGGTATACCGGAAATCCCTTTTTCTCTGCCCGGCACATGAAGATGTAGAAGCCTAGGCCAAATAGGAATGAGAAAATAGTATAAAATTTCGTCTGAACGAACATATCATAAAATAAACGAATGCTTCGATCTAGACCGGTATATCCAGGATCGAGCGAGAACATCTGGACAGGGTAGCCAGCAGGATGAAAGGAAGGGAAATTAACAAGAAAGATGCCAAACAATGCGAAACCGCGAATAATATCAAGCGAAGCGATACGCTCCTGCCCTGTAATTGGTGTTAGCACGAATTCTCTCCTGCTTCAGCATACAACGTTTTTTCCAGCATAATCATATCCAGGGCACGAATCCCATTTTCGAAAATGGGTTCAGGATATGCAGCGAAAAAATCCCGCTTTATGCCAGTCATTCGAAATCCTGCTTTTTGATAAAAAATTAGATTTTCAATGCTTGAATTTGCAGTGCCTACAATTATGCTTTGGTACCCTTTTTCTTTGTACATTTCACATATCGTCTGAAGGATAGCCTTACCGTATCCCTTTCCCTGATGTATTGGTTTGACAGCTATGTTTTTAATTTCTACGGTATCTCTTGATTTTTTTATCATAAGTATGACACCGATCGTTTCATGTTTTTCATTATGTACAGAATACAGTTCCCCATCATGCAGGTACTTTTTTACGATTTCTTCACACTCATCTGCTAACAAGAGCAAATTCAAATATGTATGTCGTTCATCATGCTTTACTTCGAATAATTGGACAACGGTAGGAACAACCACTGTTTCACACTCCTGACATGTATTAGCTTAAATAAAAGAGAAAAAGGCAGATAATTGTGTCGAATCCTAAAGATACAAGGATTATAAAATCATCTTTCTCCCCCATTATTATACAATAAAGTAAAACTTCCATCAGCTTACTACCCATTGGACAGGGATAAAAAATAGAAATTCAAACTAAAAAAAGCCCTCCTGCGATAAAACAGGAGGGTTAAGGAGAGAGAAAGGGAGTAGAAAGTTCTACTTGTTACAAGTATTTCCTCTTCATCCGATAAATAAACAATCTTTTTTTCAACAAAGAACACTGGGTATAAAGTAAAACCTTCATCAGCTTACTGCTCATTGGACACAGCCAAAAAAGATGCCCCTTATTTTAAAGGGGCAAAGAGGGGGGATTCATTAATTAGGGTGCTATTGTACTATGTAAAAACAACAGACAATAAATATTTACCCTGTGAAAGATAAATTGAAACAAAAAAATTTTTTATGTATCGCTTCATATTCTTGAAAAAATGTATAAAAAGACCGTGAAGTGCAGATGATAAGATTTGAAAGTAGAATCTAACAAAGGAGCTTGCTAATTATGCTGAAGAAATTACAGATTGTACTTATGGCTTTTATGCTAACAACCGCACTAGGAACACAGGTTTTTGCTGAGAACACGGGTGTTGACGGGAATATGAATACTAACCAGACGAATACGACGAACTATCAGGGTACGAATACGAATAACTATCGTACCGCTGCTACTGCCGATACGAACCGGGGAAATAACTGGGGTTGGATTGGATTATTAGGTTTAGTAGGTCTGGCAGGATTACGGGGAAGGAATAGAGATCCGGAACCCGACCGCAAATAATGATGATGTCACTCTTCGGAGTGACTTTTTTTATTGTAGGAAAAAGATACAGTATGAGTACCAAAAGTTTATTTCGAAAAGTTGGTTTTAAAAAGCTTGAACTATGGAATGGTTCTTTTTTATATAAAGGTTAAAAAATGGAAGCGAGAGAAGAGGTGGATATCTCGCTTCCGTGGTTAGAAGGTGACAAATGAAGAGAGTACTTGTCAGTACTTTAAAATACAAGCAAATATCATGCCAAATAAGATAGGCAGAAGAATAGCCGTACTTGCATATGCTTGTATGTAAAACAGCATAAAGAAGTTATTTTTGCATATATAGCAATATTCCTGAATAAAAAATTGTTCTAAGCTTTCAATAGAGTAAGCAGGTGTGAAAATTGTAGTCACTCTTTGGAGTGGCTTTTTTTATGCATATTTTAAAAAACAAGGGATAGTTTTGGGCATTTTTTCTCTCTAATTTATAGAGAGAAGAAACAGGAGGTGAAAAGGTGGGAGGAAACGATTACGTTACATACGTTAGACAAGCCCAGCAAGGGGATAAGGATGCTTTTTGCCAGCTTATTAAACAAAACGAAGCTTCCCTTTATCGTGTTGCTCGATCAATTTTAAAATTGGATAGCGAATGTTTAGATGCGATTCAGGAAGCTGTACTTGAAGCATATATTGCGCTGAATCAACTTAGGGAACCTCATTATTTTAAAACGTGGTTAATTCGTATTATTATCCATAAATGCAACCAGTTTTTAAAGAAGAATAAAAAGATCATTTCTTTGGGTGCGATGGAAGAAGCAGTTGAATTACCTAAAATGGATGATTATTTCGCGTTGCGGGAGGCTATTCAGCAATTGGAAGAAAAGTCTCGTCTAGTCATTACTCTCTTTTATTTTGAAGGGTTTGCTCTGCATGAAATAGCGGAGTTATTGGGGATACCGGAAGGAACAGTACGCTCGCGGTTGGCCAGAGCTCGCAAAAAGCTTGCAGAATTATTGAGTGAAAAACAGGAGAGGAGGTATCCTTTTTCATGAATGACAAACAAATTGATCAGATTTTACGGGAGTTTTCCAGAGTAGATAAGCAGAATGTGCCGGAATGTATATCTAAAGGATTGGATGAAACGTTAGCACAACTTGATAATATTCAGCATAAAGACAAACCTCGACGTGTAAAAAGAAAAGTAGGCTATGCTGCAAGTGTTGTTGCACTTATTGCTTTTTGCGTGCTAGGTTCTGGATTCGTTTCACAGACAATGGCTGAAGTACTTCAAGAGGTACCTGTTATCGGTCCTATTTATAAAGTGGATAAAAATGAACTGGATGCTACGGCAAAAAAATCACTTAATCACGTATATAAGCTTTTTCCTGAATTAAAAAACTACCATATTGGGCTTGTAGTTAAAGGAACGAGGAAGCACGGGTATAATACAGAGCAGTGGGACATTGTATTTACCAAAGAAAATAAAGAGATAAATACATTAGATGGTGATGCCCGTGTTGAAATTGAAGCTGCAACTGGGAGGATTTTATCAGTACGGCAAAAAAAGGAGTTTTCAGGAACTATAGTTTATAGTAATCCCTCTCCTACAAGTGAACAAGTTATACGTAAAGCAGAAAGCTTCCTGAAACAAATGATTGGAAATGAAAGTCAGGATTATTTCTTGAGAGATATAGGTGATGTATGTGAGGACGCAAATCCAGCAGAAATTGCGGGAAAATCCTTTCTCTTTTTTAAGAAATTCAGTGCAGATGAAAGAAGTTCATCTATTACTGTGGAAGTAGATCGTGAAAATAATATAAATTATTTTGAGCGCTCCTTTTATGACGCTCTGGAAATTACAGCGAATGAATTGAATATGCAGGAAGTACAGCTTATATTAGATAAAGTTTATAAGGTATATCCGGATGTAAAAGAACTTGAAGTTGTTCGTGCAACAAGAGGAAAAGAAAATGTAGTCAATGCAGTCGCACACGAAAGAACAGCATTGTGGTTACATGAAAAAGGAAAACATCGATTAGTTATCCAGGTGAAATTTGATACATCAGGGAATATACTAAGCCTGTATCGTTATTCAACAAAAGGATTCGAAAAGCGATTTTCAGATCAGGATACGAAAGAAAAAGCAATAGCATTGGTAAAAGAACTGTACGGAGAAAAATCAAATGAATACGAATTTGTACGTACTAGAGCAGGTACTAGTACTTATAAAGGAAAAGATGTGGCATTGAACGCTGCCGTTTTTAAAAGTGTAAACAATCCTAAAAAAAGTTTGTCAATCGATTTTCAAGGTGATGGAGCAGTGCTTGGAATCACTGTATTTGAGGAGAAATAGCTTAGAAATAAGAAAGCATAAAGTAAAGAAGACCCGGCGAGTATCCGGGTCTTCTTTATTCATGATGATTTTTTTATGTGCAATATACTTTTTCTTTTTTCTTCTGTAATAGGGCATGAAATAGCTCTCGCTTGATTTCCTTTTCTGAGCACTCATACAGCTGGCGATCGCCTATCTTGAAAATCCCCATTTCTAATAGCCTGTCAATATAGGTTTGAATTTTTTCTTCCTTCATAATAAACACCTCTTTAGAAAGTAGAGCAGTTCATTTTACACGCCTATACCAACCCAACCACAATTTTGATTATACAGCGTATATATTACAGTATGATGACAGGTAAATTAAATATATTTAATAATCATGTAAAATATAGTGGGGTATGCAGGGATCGAACCTGCGACCTGCCGATATTATCAAACAAAGCGAGGAGGAGAGCAAGTCAGTATCCAGGTTTCTGGTTGGCAACGAAAAACACTCTGAGTGATAAGAAAAATCGGGTATAATAAGAAGGGAAAAATATATGGATAACGAGAGGGAAGGAGTCATTATAGATGGGCGTTATGTTTTCGAGTCCTCGCATAACCAAAAGTAACGTTTTTTATATAAACTATGCCCAGACAGTGACTCTGGGCTTTTTCTTTAGGTGCTATTCATCGTAGGGTAAAGCTAACAATATCTACTCCGATGTCGCGAGGACCAGTTCGCCCTTGTGCTTTTGTATCGACAGAAATGCTTTCGAATATCTCATTAACAAATTGTTTCTTAGAATAATCGTCAATGTCTAACCAAACGGATCTTAACTCCTGTAGGTGTTGCAACAATTCATCCTCATCCCATTCGACTGTTTCTTGAGGTTGTTCTGTAAGCAACTCCATAATTCGCTGTTCCTTTTTCTTTTCTTCTGCCATATTTGCACGCAGTTGATCCACATCGATAGCATCGTTTGCAAAAGCTTCCTGCCATTTCTTTTTTCGCTTTGCGATAACTTTCAATTCTTCTTCCAAAGCATCACGGTCACTGTATAATACTGGTTCTTCCTTTTCAACTTGGAGTTCTCTTTTGGTCTGTTCGTCAATTTTCCATTTTGCACGTTCTAAAAACGCTTCGGTTACTTTCCATTCTGCAATGATCGGCATATCACAATTACGATGATGGAATCGACCACTGCAACGATAATACTTATATAGTGCCCCAGACTTTCGTTGACGATGTGTGCCGATAAAATTTGAACCACAACGAGCACAACGAAGCACACTACTGAAAGGATAAGAAGAAGTCATTCTTTTACCAAGTAGACTCCGGCTTTCACGGACTCGTTGTATCTCTTCGAATTCCTTCTCGCTAATAATTTTTTCATGCGATCCTTCCGTAATAATTTCTTCACTGCGCGAATCTTTGTTCCAGCGAATCTTTCCACAGTAAACCGGATTTTCAATCACATACTGTACTGTAAAGGTTGCCCATTGTTTGTTTCGTCTTCCTAATAGCCCTTCTTTATTCAAAATACGAGCAGTGTGGTTCAATCCTTTGGTCTTGTACAATTCAAACATTCTACGTACAATAGGGGCCTCTTTCTGATCAATAATTAATTTACCGTTTATGAGCTGGTAACCGAAAGGAGCATAAGAGCCGTTACGCTCACCTTTCAATACCTTTTGCTCCATACCCATCTTTACACGTTCAGCGAGGTTTTCCCGTTCCCATTGAGCCATTGCCCCCACTAGAGTAATAAAGAAACGTCCCATTGCTGACGTAGTTTCAAAAGTTTCAGTAGCTGATTTGAATTTTACTTCGTACTTATCGAAAAGCTGTAGCAAATTGTGAAGGTCAGTGACTGAGCGTACCAGGCGGTCAAGTTTATAAACGAGAACAACATCAAAGTGCTTTTTAGTCATGTCATGCATCATACGCTGCATTTTAGGGCGATTTAAGTCTTTTGCTGAAAAGCCATCGTCAATATAAATATCTGCAATCTCCCATCCTTGGGAGTTTACAAAATCGATAAGACGGCTTCTTTGTGCGTCAATACTGTAACCTTCTTTCGCTTGTTCTGCTGTAGATACACGGGCGTAGATAGCTGCTCTCATGTTCTCCCTCCTATGGATTATGTGAATATACTGTAAATAAAATGTGTATATCTATAAAATAGGAATATACGTTCTGTTTTGTGGTTAAAAAGAAGAGCCTAGGAGTAGGCTTTATAATTATACGTAAGTAATACTATTTCCCTTGTTGTATAATTTCTTGCTGAACCTAGACTCTTCTCTATGTAAGATTTAAAAAAATGAAACGGTCTATTTTACGGTTGCAAATTCTTGAACGTATTTTTCACGTTCTTTTTTGTTGAAGTAAATATCAACAACTTGAGTTCTCCACTTATCTAATGATTTATCTTCATGAAGCTCATCTAAATTGATATTGAAGTTTTTCTCTACAAGTTTTCTACTTACATTAATCGAATGAACCTTTCCTTCAAGTGGTATGTTAACTTGTACTTCTTCCAATCCTGGGAACTCGCGTAAAACTTGAAGAGGAGCTTCCATTAATACTTTGTTAACCATATCTCCGTTTTTCCATGCAGCTAAAATAAATTCATCTGTTAGGGCTGACTCAGGAGACAGCTCTTTAAAGACCTTAGCAGTAGAAGCGTAGTCAATTTGAGCTTTGTTACCATTAATTATTTTAGCTTCTTTAAGAAATACATGATTTTTTATAGTTTTTGCTGTATATTTCTTGAAACGCACGATTTCTTCATCAGACATTTTGCGCTTTTTTTCTTGCTCGATCTGCGTTTTGTCAAATGCTTCAGTAGTGCCTTCCTCTTTGTTTGATTGAATGATTGCAAAACCAAAAACTAATACAGAAAACCCTGCTGCTATAAAATAATTTTTTGCTTCTCTTTTTCTAATAAGGGCAATGATAGCGAATATAATAAAAATCGGAATTAGTAAAAGGCTTAAAAAGCCAATAAACCACATAATTAAATCCCCTTTATTATGCATCTTTACATTTATGTATAAATTTTCTCTGGTGACTATAATAATTCCCTACATTACTATCAAAAGTAAGTAGGGCTTATTTTCTTTTTGGCATAAGCTGAAAATATTTTTCTACTATTCTCTCAGGACAGCCAGTAATTTTTGATATGTAAGAAAAACTCATAGTTTCTGAAACCTTAAAGCCATCTAGTAGCAGACAGGCAGCTCCCATATGTGCTTCATATTCCTGGCGAGATATTTGAAGCCAGTTTGGGTTATACATATTTTCTTCTGAAGTCATACTGACTCCTTGGTGTTTAAGAATAGCGTGAAATAATTCATGACAAAGAACAAATTTTTCTTGTTCGGGAGGCATGTCTGGACGTATGTATATTACTCCTTTTGCCCCTACAGGAAGAAACATACCTAAGATACCTTTAGGCAGATCATAGGTGTAAATGATGGGGAGTTTTTTATAACATGCGATATCGTGAGGTTGTACACTTCCCACTCTTCTTTTTAGATACCTCATTTTTTTTCGGATGCGTCGTAGCATTACGTCCATCCACCTCTTAGCTATTTTTCTGTGTTGCGCTTTGCCGCTTCTTTTTTATTCTGTTCTTTAACTATAAAGAAGGCTTGTCGCATGAGTAGGGCTAGCTTTTCTTTCTCTTCCCCTTCGATTTGCACACCATCATACATTAACGGGCCTTGTTCTTCTAACATCTTTTTTAAGTCAGGCGGATCATTATCGTAAACGCCTGTTCCGTATCCTTTTATATCGTCTGTATATCCGAGTAAATAATCCCTTGTTACTCCCAAAGCAGAAGCGATCTTGTCCAGTGTTTTCTGCCCAGGAAGTCCCCCTCTACCTTCTTCAAACTTTTCAATTGTATAAGGGGTAAGCCCAATTATTTGTGCTAGTTCTTCAATAGATAAATTTATTTCTTCCCGTTGTCTTTTTAAACGATATGCAAAAATCTTAAAATCATTTTTATTGTGCAAATTATCGTTGTTTTCTTCACCAGTAAGAAGCCATTCTAAGCTTACATCATACAATTCAGCTAGTGTTTTAATAGTGTCGATGTCAGGTTCGCTTCCGCCTCGTTCATACCTACTTAATGTTTTATTGTTTATATTGGTATGCTCATATACTTGGATTTGTTTTAAATTAGCGCGTTCTCTAGCTTTTCTTAAGCGTTCTCCGAGATGTGACATGTTCCACCTCCTTGAGAAAAATATATCACCATTCTCGATAAAAGAGAAAAAAATCTCAATAAAAGAGAATTGACTCTTGACTTCTTGGTTTTTGAGAATTAATATAAAGATAAAGTTCTCATTAATTGAGAAATTAGTAACGAGAAAAATGGTGGTGAGAAAATGAAAATGTATGAGCGTATCCGTAGTTATGCAAATGAAAATGGAATTAAGTTTAGTCATATCGCTGATAAATCAGGGATTGAAAGAAAAAGATTCTACCGAATGATTAACGGAGAGACAAGTATGTCAGCGGATGAGTTTGAGAAAATATTTATTTACGGATTGTCTCTAGAAAAGAAAAATTTTTTTGTTGAGAAATTCTCATTAAATGAGAATTTGATTGATGATTCAGCTTAATTTTTTTACACACTTTGATTACCAAAACCAACCTTAGTTGGAAGGGGGAGGACGCCTTGAGCAACAACGAGCCAATCTGGCTTGACACAAACAAAGAAAGATTTATCAACGCTATGAATAAATGGATCATCCCAGAAGTACTCAAGCTTGATCCTGCCGAGTTAAAACGGCGCAAAGAACAAGCGAAAAAGGAGGAAACGGCATGACCCCTCAACAAGCAGAATCGCTTCGCAAAGAGAGCGAAGAGTTAAAGCAAGGTGTTGATCAGGCATTGAACCAGCGCACACCAGAGCAGAAGAAGCGCGACCTAGACAAGTTGGTTGAAAATGCACATCGACTGCTGGGAAAGTACAACAAGCGAAAGGGGGTGAATCACCAGAATCTACCTTAAAACAAGCATAGTATAGCGGCTTGTGACAATAAATTCACAGTCAGTCACAGAAAGGGGAGATGATTATGGCGCTTGGGGAGCGCATGAGAGAAGCCCGAGACGCCGCTGAAATGACGCAGCTAGAGTTTGGTTTCGAAATCAACATGAGTCGGTCGGCGATTGGGATGATTGAGATTGAAGAAAGGAAGTTACCAAAGGAAGTTTCTCGGAAGGCTGTAGAGGTCCTGGATGATGGATTCTTTTCTATGGCAGCGGCAGAGGAAGCAGTGGGGCATTCTTGGGTGCCTAAGTTGGATGGTGAATATGTGGACCTGCATCGGTCTAGCGTTGCTAAAAAGGCAGAAGAGGAGCTGAGCGAGGCACTTGAAGCAATAGGACGTATGTGCTTGGTCAACCATCCGAAAAGCATGGACAAGCACGGACGCGCTGAACTAAGAGAGGCCCTGCTGCAAGTGGTGGATGCAATCGTAGCGCTTAGTACATACGCTGCGGTGATATGCCGGGAATACAGTCTAAGCTGGGTAAAACTCTGGCGGGACCACCGGAAGAAATTAAAAGAGAGGGGATACATCAAATCATGAATGAACAATTATACCGCTTGAAAGAAAAAGCCTGCTGGCATCAATCAAAGGCAGATGATTATGCAAACTCGGAGTTGGAATTCGCACAAGCTGCGGCGAAACAACACATGGAATTTGCACAGGAATGTTGGAATCAATACGGACAACTGCTAGCGAAACAGGAAACAGCAGAAGCGTGGAATCCGAAAGAAATCACGTTACTAAAAGGAGTTGTATTGAAATGAATTGGAACATGCGTATGCAGGAAGTGCTAGAACGCACAGCGGGCTACGATATGAGCTTGATGAGTGCCGAACAGAACGAGGCGTATCAACATCGTCTGGAACTGAATCGAATCGAACTGGAAATGAAAGAGGCGAAGCAAGAGGCCAAGGAGTACGAAGAGTTGGCTGAAGCGTACAAGGCGATTGGTGAAGAGAAAGGCTATCAGGCAGCATGGTCCTATCACAAGTTGAACTTACAACGATATCACGAATTATCACATTTTCTTGCAAAGAAAAAAGCCGCGATGTGCGGGAACACATTCACGGCCTAGACGCTAATCAAATGTACAAACCAAACANCTTAGAGTGCAATACATAACAGAAGGCAGGTGAAGAAGTGAACCAAACCAAAAGCCTAAACACCGTCATCGACGCTGTAGTTGACACACTCCTAGTCCGTCAGAAACTTGGCCGTCGCCTAGATGAAGCTATGGTCGAACGAATTTTGATTGATGAGGTCGGATGGGAAAAGGCTGGGGAGCTACTAGATCGGATTCTAATTGAACCAATCATTCAGGAAACTATCGAAGTGAACAACATGGACTTTTCAGAGCATAGCAAC contains:
- a CDS encoding MerR family transcriptional regulator, whose protein sequence is MEEMRIKDIAEKLNISARAVRFYEQKGLISPRKQEGNQYRLFTQEDAWRLQTIIALREVGMSVKEIKKVLDEMNEGERENIPYYLELQRAAMFAQWIELKQMITTIDQMITVCKEKNVLDSEEMYRLSEGSKRLRECRKSWYDRWNFDCRAMSYDRELHHHHFGFDIHNHYKQALDMTVKWVNPRIGEKGLDIGTGTGNLAGRFSDKGVSIAGVDQSKEMLAQCRNKYPGMETKLGNFLALPYVDSQFDFAVTSLAFHHITNEQQPLALEEMKRVLKPSGRICITDLMFESTEDREGYIKQLKQQGQEEAIRLMKDKHYAFLPDVLYWFEENDYITKHKKINNLLYIVYAVPIR
- a CDS encoding class I SAM-dependent methyltransferase codes for the protein MDKEQLERLYAQEEYYWGKEPSELARKLLTYMNGSAKMIIDLGAGEGRDSVFLAKQGWDVISVDIASAGLRKARKLAEEMGTALQTIQGDVNDFVFPCKVDALYSIGALQYIKPENRQRQFQHFKENTQKGGIHALFAFIDHPDIETAPDWGENEYLYIREELQAYYADWKQLYTEEIIFSCNSSDIPHRHAARILIVRKV
- a CDS encoding DUF418 domain-containing protein, giving the protein MLTPITGQERIASLDIIRGFALFGIFLVNFPSFHPAGYPVQMFSLDPGYTGLDRSIRLFYDMFVQTKFYTIFSFLFGLGFYIFMCRAEKKGFPVYRLFTRRLLVLLVFGLLHLIFLWYGDILHTYALAGFILLFFYRKSNRVILGWAFGLLIIVLSLMALPLFFSDQLYGSLQQEQHALGQQEMKRTLDMYEHASYIEWVTYRFSAEVSDILSNTPLTVASILPLFLFGLYAGRRGILREPDKHTRFIWLTWIGTLTMSIPLVSMVFAVEYDIVSFGAAKLDAKRLFIQLSGLTLCFFYMSSLLLLMGNRLARTLLVPLGYAGRMALTNYLGQTIVALILMRGFGLFETFTLGIGLIICITVYVLQILFSFYWLRFFRFGPLEWIWRSITYGALQSIKIVHK
- a CDS encoding GNAT family N-acetyltransferase; translation: MVVPTVVQLFEVKHDERHTYLNLLLLADECEEIVKKYLHDGELYSVHNEKHETIGVILMIKKSRDTVEIKNIAVKPIHQGKGYGKAILQTICEMYKEKGYQSIIVGTANSSIENLIFYQKAGFRMTGIKRDFFAAYPEPIFENGIRALDMIMLEKTLYAEAGENSC
- a CDS encoding WGxxGxxG family protein, which produces MLKKLQIVLMAFMLTTALGTQVFAENTGVDGNMNTNQTNTTNYQGTNTNNYRTAATADTNRGNNWGWIGLLGLVGLAGLRGRNRDPEPDRK
- a CDS encoding sigma-70 family RNA polymerase sigma factor yields the protein MGGNDYVTYVRQAQQGDKDAFCQLIKQNEASLYRVARSILKLDSECLDAIQEAVLEAYIALNQLREPHYFKTWLIRIIIHKCNQFLKKNKKIISLGAMEEAVELPKMDDYFALREAIQQLEEKSRLVITLFYFEGFALHEIAELLGIPEGTVRSRLARARKKLAELLSEKQERRYPFS
- the fbpA gene encoding Fur-regulated basic protein FbpA, translated to MKEEKIQTYIDRLLEMGIFKIGDRQLYECSEKEIKRELFHALLQKKKEKVYCT